In a single window of the Larimichthys crocea isolate SSNF chromosome XVII, L_crocea_2.0, whole genome shotgun sequence genome:
- the acsbg2 gene encoding long-chain-fatty-acid--CoA ligase ACSBG2 isoform X2 — protein MSEAVVMEPPRTGGFLESSCGAGSSAASLDDGIVDTANESSEEESTGEKEEEIGAHNEVTCSAETETKVPAEDASNTQTVKAQRPNSLSVTAAGELGLWTSQGDAQVKLRMGDTGLAAETPLTVNQMFTSAVERFGDCLALSWKEGEQQKTLNYRNYYESCRTAAKSFLKLGLQRYHGVGILGFNSAEWFIADIGAILAGGFAVGIYTTNSPEACQYVAENCKANIIVVENHKQLQKILQVEDKLPHLKAIIQYKDALKEKRPNLYTWAEFMELGRDEPDEPLDAIISSQKPNQCCTLIYTSGTTGQPKGVMLSHDNLTWTALSTSRHVRLTDATQAQESVVSYLPLSHVAAQMVDIWVTMRVGGATYFAQPDALKGSLVNTLKEVRPTAFMGVPRVWEKMQEKMKSVGAKSSTVRRKVAAWAKDVGLQTNLTKMNHGAAGRPTFSYQIAKKLVFKKVRKALGLDRCSKCYTGAAPITKDTLEFFLSLDIPVYELYGMSESTGPHTISLPDAFRLTSCGKEIIGCKTKLHNPDEEGNGEICFWGRHIFMGYLNMPDKTEEALDADGWLHSGDLGKHDENGFLFITGRIKELIITAGGENIPPVPTEDAVKEAVPLISNAMLIGDKRKFLSMLLTIKSQVHAETGDPEDELTPEAVELCRKLGSNATRVSEIAGGRDRVIHTAIQEGINRVNEKAISNAQRIQKWIILDRDFSISGGELGPTMKLKRPVVAKMYKEQIENFYKELATPTTPDNPLPPK, from the exons ATGTCTGAAGCCGTGGTGATGGAGCCTCCCAGAACAGGCGGCTTCCTGGAGTCATCCTGCGGTGCGGGAAGCAGCGCCGCTTCCCTTGATGACGGCATTGTGGATACAGCAAA CGAGTCTTCAGAGGAAGAGTCCACaggggaaaaggaagaggagattGGTGCACATAATGAAGTCACCTGcagtgcagagacagagaccaagGTCCCTGCTGAAGACgcctcaaacacacagacag tgaAAGCCCAGCGCCCAAACTCACTgtctgtgacagcagcaggggaGCTGGGCCTGTGGACGTCACAGGGGGATGCACAGGTGAAACTGAGGATGGGAGACACCGGCCTGGCTGCTGAGACGCCTTTGACCGTCAACCAGATGTTTACCTCAGCCGTAGAACGCTTCGGCGACTGTTTAGCTCTGAGCTGGAAGGAGGGCGAGCAGCAGAAGACCCTAAATTACAGAAATTACTACGAGTCCTGCCGCACGGCTGCCAAGAGCTTCCTTAAG CTTGGTCTGCAGCGCTACCACGGCGTCGGCATCCTGGGCTTCAACTCCGCTGAGTGGTTTATTGCTGATATCGGAGCCATTTTGGCAGG CGGGTTTGCTGTGGGCATCTACACCACCAACTCTCCTGAAGCATGCCAGTATGTAGCAGAAAACTGCAAGGCCAATATCATCGTGGTGGAGAaccacaaacagctgcagaagaTCCTTCAG GTTGAAGACAAGCTGCCACACTTGAAAGCCATTATCCAGTACAAAGATGCACTAAAAGAGAAGAGACCAAATCTGTACACG tgggCCGAGTTTATGGAGCTCGGACGCGATGAGCCTGACGAACCTCTCGACGCCATCATCTCCAGTCAGAAGCCCAATCAATGCTGCACACTCATCTACACCTCAGGAACCACAGGCCAGCCCAAAGGAGTCATGCTCAGCCATGATAAC cTTACATGGACCGCGCTCTCCACCAGCCGTCACGTGCGTCTGACAGACGCCACTCAGGCTCAGGAGTCTGTGGTCAGCTACCTGCCGCTCAGCCACGTCGCTGCTCAGATGGTCGACATCTGGGTCACCATGAGGGTCGGAGGGGCGACATACTTCGCTCAGCCAGATGCACTGAAG gGCTCTCTGGTAAACACCTTGAAGGAGGTTCGTCCCACAGCCTTTATGGGCGTCCCACGCGTCTGGGAGAAGATGCAGGAGAAGATGAAGTCCGTCGGAGCTAAGTCTTCGACCGTGCGCAGGAAGGTGGCTGCCTGGGCCAAAGATGTCGGCCTGCAGACTAATCTGACCAAGATGAATCA TGGGGCAGCTGGTCGCCCAACATTCAGCTATCAAATAGCCAAAAAGCTTGTGTTCAAAAAGGTCCGTAAGGCTCTGGGTCTGGACCGCTGCTCCAAGTGCTACACAGGCGCCGCACCCATCACCAAAGACACCCTGGAGTTCTTCCTCAGCCTGGACATCCCTGTGTATGAGCTGTACGGCATGAGTGAGAGCACCGGGCCTCACACCATCTCCCTCCCCGATGCCTTCAGGCTCACCAG CTGTGGTAAAGAGATCATAGGGTGCAAGACGAAGCTGCACAACCCGGACGAGGAAGGAAACGGTGAGATCTGCTTCTGGGGCCGCCACATCTTCATGGGTTACCTCAACATGCCTGACAAGACGGAAGAAGCTCTCGACGCAGACGGCTGGCTGCACTCAGGCGACCTAGGCAAACACGACGAGAACGGATTCCTCTTCATCACCGGAAGAATTAAAG AGCTGATCAtcacagcaggaggagagaaCATACCTCCTGTTCCAACCGAGGATGCAGTGAAGGAGGCTGTGCCACTGATTAGCAACGCCATGCTGATCGGAGACAAGAGGAAGTTTCTGTCTATGCTCCTCACCATTAAG tctcAGGTGCATGCAGAGACAGGCGATCCAGAGGATGAGCTGACACCAGAAGCTGTTGAGTTGTGTCGGAAGCTGGGCAGCAACGCCACACGAGTCTCTGAGATCGCCGGCGGCCGAGACCGGGTGATCCACACCGCCATTCAAGAGGGAATCAACAGAGTCAACGAGAAGGCGATCTCCAACGCTCAGCGCATTCAAAAGTGGATTATTCTGGATCGGGATTTTTCGATTTCAGGAGGAGAGCTGG GCCCTACCATGAAGCTGAAGCGGCCAGTGGTGGCGAAGATGTACAAGGAGCAGATTGAGAACTTTTATAAGGAGCTAGCAACTCCTACAACCCCAGACAACCCTCTGCCTCCTAAATAA
- the acsbg2 gene encoding long-chain-fatty-acid--CoA ligase ACSBG2 isoform X1, protein MKLTACEPTAMSEAVVMEPPRTGGFLESSCGAGSSAASLDDGIVDTANESSEEESTGEKEEEIGAHNEVTCSAETETKVPAEDASNTQTVKAQRPNSLSVTAAGELGLWTSQGDAQVKLRMGDTGLAAETPLTVNQMFTSAVERFGDCLALSWKEGEQQKTLNYRNYYESCRTAAKSFLKLGLQRYHGVGILGFNSAEWFIADIGAILAGGFAVGIYTTNSPEACQYVAENCKANIIVVENHKQLQKILQVEDKLPHLKAIIQYKDALKEKRPNLYTWAEFMELGRDEPDEPLDAIISSQKPNQCCTLIYTSGTTGQPKGVMLSHDNLTWTALSTSRHVRLTDATQAQESVVSYLPLSHVAAQMVDIWVTMRVGGATYFAQPDALKGSLVNTLKEVRPTAFMGVPRVWEKMQEKMKSVGAKSSTVRRKVAAWAKDVGLQTNLTKMNHGAAGRPTFSYQIAKKLVFKKVRKALGLDRCSKCYTGAAPITKDTLEFFLSLDIPVYELYGMSESTGPHTISLPDAFRLTSCGKEIIGCKTKLHNPDEEGNGEICFWGRHIFMGYLNMPDKTEEALDADGWLHSGDLGKHDENGFLFITGRIKELIITAGGENIPPVPTEDAVKEAVPLISNAMLIGDKRKFLSMLLTIKSQVHAETGDPEDELTPEAVELCRKLGSNATRVSEIAGGRDRVIHTAIQEGINRVNEKAISNAQRIQKWIILDRDFSISGGELGPTMKLKRPVVAKMYKEQIENFYKELATPTTPDNPLPPK, encoded by the exons ATGAAAC TGACCGCGTGTGAACCCACCGCCATGTCTGAAGCCGTGGTGATGGAGCCTCCCAGAACAGGCGGCTTCCTGGAGTCATCCTGCGGTGCGGGAAGCAGCGCCGCTTCCCTTGATGACGGCATTGTGGATACAGCAAA CGAGTCTTCAGAGGAAGAGTCCACaggggaaaaggaagaggagattGGTGCACATAATGAAGTCACCTGcagtgcagagacagagaccaagGTCCCTGCTGAAGACgcctcaaacacacagacag tgaAAGCCCAGCGCCCAAACTCACTgtctgtgacagcagcaggggaGCTGGGCCTGTGGACGTCACAGGGGGATGCACAGGTGAAACTGAGGATGGGAGACACCGGCCTGGCTGCTGAGACGCCTTTGACCGTCAACCAGATGTTTACCTCAGCCGTAGAACGCTTCGGCGACTGTTTAGCTCTGAGCTGGAAGGAGGGCGAGCAGCAGAAGACCCTAAATTACAGAAATTACTACGAGTCCTGCCGCACGGCTGCCAAGAGCTTCCTTAAG CTTGGTCTGCAGCGCTACCACGGCGTCGGCATCCTGGGCTTCAACTCCGCTGAGTGGTTTATTGCTGATATCGGAGCCATTTTGGCAGG CGGGTTTGCTGTGGGCATCTACACCACCAACTCTCCTGAAGCATGCCAGTATGTAGCAGAAAACTGCAAGGCCAATATCATCGTGGTGGAGAaccacaaacagctgcagaagaTCCTTCAG GTTGAAGACAAGCTGCCACACTTGAAAGCCATTATCCAGTACAAAGATGCACTAAAAGAGAAGAGACCAAATCTGTACACG tgggCCGAGTTTATGGAGCTCGGACGCGATGAGCCTGACGAACCTCTCGACGCCATCATCTCCAGTCAGAAGCCCAATCAATGCTGCACACTCATCTACACCTCAGGAACCACAGGCCAGCCCAAAGGAGTCATGCTCAGCCATGATAAC cTTACATGGACCGCGCTCTCCACCAGCCGTCACGTGCGTCTGACAGACGCCACTCAGGCTCAGGAGTCTGTGGTCAGCTACCTGCCGCTCAGCCACGTCGCTGCTCAGATGGTCGACATCTGGGTCACCATGAGGGTCGGAGGGGCGACATACTTCGCTCAGCCAGATGCACTGAAG gGCTCTCTGGTAAACACCTTGAAGGAGGTTCGTCCCACAGCCTTTATGGGCGTCCCACGCGTCTGGGAGAAGATGCAGGAGAAGATGAAGTCCGTCGGAGCTAAGTCTTCGACCGTGCGCAGGAAGGTGGCTGCCTGGGCCAAAGATGTCGGCCTGCAGACTAATCTGACCAAGATGAATCA TGGGGCAGCTGGTCGCCCAACATTCAGCTATCAAATAGCCAAAAAGCTTGTGTTCAAAAAGGTCCGTAAGGCTCTGGGTCTGGACCGCTGCTCCAAGTGCTACACAGGCGCCGCACCCATCACCAAAGACACCCTGGAGTTCTTCCTCAGCCTGGACATCCCTGTGTATGAGCTGTACGGCATGAGTGAGAGCACCGGGCCTCACACCATCTCCCTCCCCGATGCCTTCAGGCTCACCAG CTGTGGTAAAGAGATCATAGGGTGCAAGACGAAGCTGCACAACCCGGACGAGGAAGGAAACGGTGAGATCTGCTTCTGGGGCCGCCACATCTTCATGGGTTACCTCAACATGCCTGACAAGACGGAAGAAGCTCTCGACGCAGACGGCTGGCTGCACTCAGGCGACCTAGGCAAACACGACGAGAACGGATTCCTCTTCATCACCGGAAGAATTAAAG AGCTGATCAtcacagcaggaggagagaaCATACCTCCTGTTCCAACCGAGGATGCAGTGAAGGAGGCTGTGCCACTGATTAGCAACGCCATGCTGATCGGAGACAAGAGGAAGTTTCTGTCTATGCTCCTCACCATTAAG tctcAGGTGCATGCAGAGACAGGCGATCCAGAGGATGAGCTGACACCAGAAGCTGTTGAGTTGTGTCGGAAGCTGGGCAGCAACGCCACACGAGTCTCTGAGATCGCCGGCGGCCGAGACCGGGTGATCCACACCGCCATTCAAGAGGGAATCAACAGAGTCAACGAGAAGGCGATCTCCAACGCTCAGCGCATTCAAAAGTGGATTATTCTGGATCGGGATTTTTCGATTTCAGGAGGAGAGCTGG GCCCTACCATGAAGCTGAAGCGGCCAGTGGTGGCGAAGATGTACAAGGAGCAGATTGAGAACTTTTATAAGGAGCTAGCAACTCCTACAACCCCAGACAACCCTCTGCCTCCTAAATAA